In the genome of Arachis hypogaea cultivar Tifrunner chromosome 9, arahy.Tifrunner.gnm2.J5K5, whole genome shotgun sequence, the window TCCACCATGAGGTATTCGGTGTTCAAATAATAAGATGTTAAATAACTCACCAATGGCTAATAAGTTGATGATAAACTGTGTCGTTAGCTTGAACATGAGCCTTAGCAAGCTGCCAAAGAGCCGCTTCTATTCCCTGTTTGGCTGGGAAAAACACTCTGCTGATTCCCTTGCTTAGAGATGAGCCTGGCAAGCTAAGTTCTATAGCCATAGGCTTAAGCATCCCATCACTCCTTAAGAATAGGAATGTCCTTGATGCATAGGCACATACCCCATTTATGTTTATTCTGTTCAGAAATGGATACAGGTAGTCATGGTGATCAAGCATGAATAATCTTCCATGCTTCAGTGCCTGTCATCACAGTTAGGGAATGAGCAAAAGAAGGGATACAGAAAAGAAATAGCTAAGATGAGATAATCTAGACTGTTGTTACAAACCTGAGGAAGTGTCCATCCTTCAAGCCTCTGTTCTATGAATGATGGATTTATTGAACTCTGAGTTGGGAATGTCTGAAAGGAGAATCGAAAACAGCAACGATTCAGCCAGCAATTTTGATTATACAACTCTTATTGAACAAACAATACAACTCTGCATGCACTGTGTTGATGAAATAGTAGCATTTTGGGAAAAATAGTTTTGAAGCAGAGTATTATAACCTCAAAACTTGCATCCACTATAATCCAAGGTTTTAAACATAGTAATTGACAGCGGCGGAgcataaaacaaaattttggaaggacaaaaaatttaacataaaaatttaataataatatttatattaaaataaaatttataaatataattattttttaaatttgtttctaataaaataataaataaataattctacagataaaaaatataaaataatttataatgatatttttaaaatttttaataatttaaaatcttcaataattatattagaattaaattttttagtaatttataatatttattgaatttctttataatattatacaaatacaataatattaataattctaatattttttattatataaaaaattaaattaattaaacagcaaaatataaaataatattaaattaaataaataaaaaatacataattttttatatttgaagttaaaagataaaaaaaagaaagtgttGCTTGTTGAATATAGAAATGCAAAATACAGATTAAAAAACTGCTAATAAAGCGGCGTGTTTTAAAGCAGgtgtttttataaattttatcttttattttgttagaagatttttttttattcttatatttaggtgttttaacttttaagtaataaaatattCGAACcaacctattttttatttttttaaaaagtattaccaattattttataaaaaatttgggagGTCCTGGTTATCTCAGCTAAGCTCGGTCCCAGGAAATTAATGAAGGCCAGAatcaaattaactcaatttcaGAACTACTATAATAATAATACGCACAAAACTTTGATATTACTTTGATCAAATGGAAAATTCCTCCTTTCTGAACATATTGACATTCATCAACACAACAGAGGAAAAATAATCTCACTCATTCATCATTTGACATCAGAATCATTTCACTCAAAATGTAGCAAAAGAGTGAACAACAAAAACAAAGCTCCAAGCAATAAACACGGACATGTATGAAAATTCAAAGATctactaatttcaaatttttttcagagACATATGAAATATCAAAGACTCGGTTTGACTACTTCAACGGCATTGAAGGAATCAACATTGAAGCGAGGAGGCGGCGCTCGCAGAATGGATCCATAAATACGATCTCCAAGAACAGACGTATCGGAAATCGAGTACTCTGGCTCTCCATTTCCATTACACATGAACAGACTATACAAAATTGCCCCCTCGCAAGTGAAGTTATCAGATGGAAGCGCGCAAAGAAGCTCAAAGAAATAATCACCATTCCAGCGAGGACGAAGTAGCCACCATCCCGTTCCAACGTTAACCGTCAGATCCACCGCCTGGAATATCAAACCTAACTTCTCAGCAAAATCAACGGCTTCAGCATAAACAGAGTCGCTCCAAACATAACCTTCTTGCATGAAGAAACGGCTCGCGCGGTCAGCGTTCGCGGTAGGTATAACCGTTTTCCGTTCGACGGTACTGCTGACGTGGAAGTTGCCAAGTTTTGAGATCGCGAGCTCGAAGGCCATCGGGATCCGAATGGGACCGGTCACCCTCGGCATTGGCGCGAGATGGAGGCTTTCTTGGTTCATATAGTTGCAGTTTCGCACCTTGAGATAGGTTGATAGCATGACTCCATTGGCGAGGTGAGTGGCATTTTGGTGTGCTAGAGTTACAATTTTCTCTTCGCTGAAGTAACCGTTTTTTTTAGCGCGGAGAAGGTTCTTGAGGACGGTGTTTAGTGTGTGGTAAGAACCGTTGAAAATGTTTTCTGTTATGAGGTGAACGTAAACGAAGGGGTTTTTGCAGTGTCTACGATGACGAAAATGACCATGGTAACCTTCCAGCTCCATGATGCGATCGTATTCCGGGTTTCCAATGGGATGGGTATGTGTTTCATCATTGTTATTGGAGGGTGAGGATGCCATCTTCGGTTACTTTGGTGTTCAATCACTGACGACAAATGAGAAGTGTGGCTGAAAGCTTCAGTTTAATAGTTTAACGGAGTAAATATATAGActagtgttttttctttttttttttttggaccgaATAGTAGTAGTTATAGAGTTATATTTACTGGGAAAATAACTATATGTATAGTTTCGTCTTTCGAGAATTATAATGAATTAGTAAACTATTTTCTAGGACAATGCGTTTTACATGAAGGAGAAGAGTCCCGATGAAGATATAGCTGGATcaaactctttaaaataaaaagttagaaaaataataaaacaaaaaattaattatttttaaactaaaaaaattagaagtagatttttttaattttttttagtgtacagatttaaatttttttgacaacTAAGTGGGTTTAAAtctaataaaaatcaattttattgatGAGAGTATGTAGATAGGTTCTAACTTCTAGTGGCATCAagtgtttcctttttttttgcgttccttttatttttttgtatgtaGTTActgcatatttttttcttttttttttatctttctggTGATTTTTTGTAGTATTATGtatgtctttttttatttaatttttttatttttgttaagagagtaaaataaaaaaaattatgagaatgtgagacaaaaaaagatgataataataaaaagaaaaagataaaaaattttgaattatacagaatttattattagaaaataacACCGAAATATCTTAACAATAATACTGAAACGGCTTAATTTTAACACCTAAATTTAACTACAAAAATACAACTTCtttaatgctttttttttttgcttcttatgatgatggtgatgataatgatgatgatgaggaggatgagGAATAGCAGTTTTGAATTGTTATTCGTATTTTTAGGAGTATTACTTAtcatattaaatgaatatatattacaatcttatttaattgaatgaatataaaaaataaatttcatacAAAAAAATCACGAGATGATACCgaaattgcttgaatgaattgttagaaaattattttaatttcttaatttatttgtgagcaatatatatattaattataattacaaattatgctatttcaaattaaatgaattatataatggtgatctcatttattattataaatactaaattgaataagtcattattacttttgatttggaattaaatgagaataaaaccagatattatcttttgttcctttagataattatcttttagattttagatactattttatttgagctttagggtttaatgggtgtcatgTTCAAATATAAAAGTGTTTTCAGAGTTTCGGTCTctaatataccaaagccgcctttgttgctctttctccATCATGGGAGTCACAATTCAGCCACCTAGGGATATAGAAgattttggttgaggaagatcgaaagaaccataAGACTGAGACAATTCTTCTGtctaatttcttatttttatgagtaatatattttttgtgattcaatatggatgatctgggttattaaaattaatttattccaacatgAATATATTTGTACCATATTAGAATCCTAATTAATTGAATGATGTAGGTTCACACTTACTGAATTGAATTcttgtcaaaaataaaaaatatcaattttttttaattttgacatcaAAATGTtactacaaaaatacaaaaaatcttttttaatgctatattttttttcttcttattcttctttttttttctgttacTCTTACTTCTTTTAAGAGTATTATTTCTCAATTAAACTAAAATGCACACTTATTGGATTGAAATCTTACATAtgcaaaaatttgaaagagaataaaagaggaaaagaaaCATTGTAATTCACCTATAAGAAGAAATTGCATTGATGGCGATGACGACAACGACGACGACGATAGAGgaggaagaaaataaaagagaagaataaATTTAAATGAGAAAGaaatgaggaggaagaggaaaaggTGGTAGTGGTGACGACGATGACAACaatgatggaggaggaggagaaaaaggaaagagaaaaataaattcaaatgagaaaagaaggaggaggaagaggaggaggaggtggtggtggtagtgacGACAATGATATTAACAAAAGAGTACAATGAGGAAAAATGAGGAGGATAAGAAGAGGCAATAGCACCAGCGATATACGAGAAGAAAAAGCGCGTGAACAAGAAATACATTATAACAACATGGTTGAGTTTGATTAAATAAATGATTTGGATGTAaaactttctatttttttaattatttagtaaaGTATAATCTTTTACCatttaatatctttatttttatttattttgtctttgtcttatttaaaaaatataaaatgagagatcatactttactaaatAATTGAGAAAATCTATTCTTAAAAAAAGTAAACttatatacataataaaaattataaatttaattatagttGTAAAAACTGAACCGGATCGACTAGTTCGACCGAAAAATCGATGAACCGGACCTTAGTCCAGTTTGATTTACTCCTTGGACCGTTTAAGAAAAAAACCGATATGAACTAATAAAAACCAGATTAAACCGGTCAAAACCGATGAGAACCATTGCAAACCGGTCTAATCGAACCGGTctgtttgaaaaatcttttaaaatgtcTCCATTAGGTCTCCAACCAAGAACCTTAGAGCAAAAGCAACCTCCACTTGCCACTCAGCGATTGCGCTTCTAAGTActatatttgacaaatactaattatatagtatacataaatatccaatttaatttaatttttatttttttatttttcaaattaattatattttaattatataccattattaatataaatataaatttcactaaaaatttattaatttacttgatctattttattgtTAGTATTGTGATTAATGTTATTCGTTTTGatattagtgttaaaatctactgatattaaAGTTAGATGATAGGTTttgtgaattaattttttttattgtgtcaaattaagatactattgtagtattactgataaattttatggtttttatattagttatttttagaagttgaggCTTGATTCTTCATcaaatgttagtgaagatatgtatttcaaattttaattttaagtttttaactatttcatattttatatttacgtgagaccgattttatcggttcaaccagtaatTTATCGATTGAACCAATAAATCAGTAAACCAGTAACTTGACCGGTTCGATTCTAATAACTATGAATTCAATTGTAGTTAATTTTTGTTTTGTCACTTTAACAATTAtctcattttcaaaatttaaattctttaataTCTATTAATTATGCTAGCACATGTAATCACTAACAGGAATAACAATACTACCTAAATTCGTaaatattcactctttttttatCTGTTTGGGATAGATAAATTATCATTAGGATGAATTTTTAGTAAAACGAAATTTTAGATAAAATAGAGAATGAAGTCGGATTTAAATAATATCTGCTTCTACCaactctgatatgtatatatataatatatataaatatatataattttaatatataatatacgtaaaataattaataatattgtatcatatttaaaatttttattttaatttatgttatatatataatgttagttttataaattttaaaatttaattttatttattatattttaataattgtaGAAAGAGATACCGAATAAGAGGAGGACGAATATTGGTAAGAGTGAGATAGAGTTTAACTTTTTATTATGTGACTAAAAACAAGACAGATTCTATACAAATGATTATAGAACGGTGCAAGATCGATCGAATAAGACAAAAACATGCTTTTGTACACCCCATTATCACCCCTAATCACACACCACccagaagagagagaaaagacaAGAGTAACCAAAGAAAGAGGTCAAAAAGGTTTtactaataatattaaataatataaaaatattaaataaacataaaaaattaattaataagttagttattatatatttatataatttatttataatatatattttatatgaagaatatttaaaaattatcaaaatttattgtttttaattattagttaattattaatgtttaaaagtatggattaaaatatattattaaattattaaattaaaaaaattagattaatgacTAAAAGAgatagtgaaaaataataaattttgataatttttaaataattttcattttatattttatacaagtagttaattttttatatacacgtagcatatttaaaaattttattatttaaaaaaatatttagaaaatctTTATTATCCCACTCCATTACACACTATTTGTTCCTATTCTCCTCTTTTAGTCTTTTGTCACGAATATATAGTCTCTCGGGCATGCattaaagctttttatttttcttggagTTCAGCAGAGCATCATATATAAGATTATTCATGACAAATAAAAAGATGTTTAAAGCATGGAAGTACCTTCAAACATTGGATTTTGATTGGGTGGGTTCCAGCCAGCATTTGTCTTCCAAACTCAATGTCATCTTTCCAAACCCATGCATTTTCtgaaatacaaataattaatgatatctaataataatagtagtaatattaatattaacatCTCTCTTACCAGATAATATTTCAGGTATAGGAAGTTCTAATGGTTTATTCTTGATTAGACGAATAATTTCCTCTAAGTTCTGAATTGGTAACATTTTGTTTAAGTTATCTCTGACCCACCCTTCAATTCTTTGGTTCCTAGAGGCAGAGAACAAGTCAAGAATATCTTCAAATGATTCAAAGCTTTTGGAACATTGTTGATGAAGTGCCTTGGGTGACAAGAAATGTGCAAGAGCATGTATAGAATTTGATTTCAGTTCCTTCATTTTATTTGGACTAAATCTCTCATCTGAAGGAACATATATCTCAAAATTCCTTGGCCGGCTCTCATTTGCTGGACCTGAGATTTTCCATgcaaaaattcaacaaaattattaatgaaAATCAATGTGATATAACCAAATATTTGGTATTAAATAGAATTACCTGAGGCACTAGGCTTGCGAGCTGTTCTTAGTCTACGAGGATATGGATATAACCAAGAAGCACCCAATATAGGTCTAAGATATTCAGGACCTTTCTCAGGGTCACTAAGGTCATTATAGCAATCATATTCATATATTCTTCCCCATTCCTTCCTTTCTTCACTTTCACTATTTACATCACTCTCACCCCTCAATCTTTCAAGCTCTTCCTTTCTTAATTCCATTAGTGCCCTTGGCGTTTCGCTTGGAATATAGCACTGTATGCAGTCATCAACAACTTAGAAACTAAATCATGCAACAAAGCAAACTGTAAAAGTTAAAAATTCCAccctgattttttttttcaaagttaggACTGAAACTCAAATTCGCGATATTTAAATGAGTTTGAAAaaactatgtcatttgaattatagCTCGTTGGCACCCTGATTCATTGCCTAAACAAAATTATGTTGAATAACAGtataaaattactttatattatcaatatataaaaaattatgatttaacaaaacaaatctaaaaaaatataaataactatattttaaaaatatattttgtttcacAGGCTAAATCAAACATTTAGTAAatttattagtatattttgtcaaataaaatatatctttacaGGCTATACATTTTGTTATTTACatcttttgaaaattattttgtcaaaatCGTAATTTTTCATCATGCAAAAtagttatttattaaaaaaagtccAATAAAAAATGCTATTATAAGGTTGAATATCTTACAGCATTTGAGAAGAAGAGTCTATCGGATTTGGTCTTCTTGATTGGATACACCCAAGAATTGCAATCAAAGTGAATGATATGATTGTTGCAAGTTTCAATTGATGCAGATTGAAGGAAGAATCTCTTCTTGTATCGGTTCTGTATCAAAAAAGCTCTTGGTGTTCCAAAATGTGAATAAACatttattctaattttatatATCATGGTTTTTGCATCCCCATTGTCATGTTTTTTTGTCCCATCATGTTTCAGAACTGCCTTCTCACTTAGCTTCCCTTTCCCTGTTACTGTTCAATGCAAACACAACAATTTTTTAAAACATAACTTAAAATTTCTGATTATCAAAATCAATTCTACCAGAATTAGTTCTATTAAAAGTGAATTTtacagaaaaggaaaaaaaaagaaaaagaaaaatttaaacataCACTAATGTAAAGAACATGTACTTACTTGGATCTACTTCTGTGCCACTGTAAATCTGAACAGAAATAAATTTTCCAGGTATTGATTTTCTTTGATCCTGAGTGAGAGTAATGAAGAACTTGCCCTTGAGGGTCAATTGTTGACCAGCATGGCAAATTGGATTCAAGTTGTTGACAATTTTGGTTTTAACAACATTGGAGCACCTCTTCATGCTAGAAACCCTTTTTAGGCCTTCCATTTCATGCTTCTATAATTGTGGCTTagcttcttttactttcttttattcttttatgttATGAGTGTTTCTAGGGCAAAAtcaagtaataatattaatagtgTGCTTGAAAGAGTTATTACCTTGTGTTAATAACTTGGTATCTGATACTTTGCTTGCCTTGAAGTGGTGTTCTAGCTGTTGGAAAATATCCATTTTTTCAGGTATTAATGTCTACCTTTGGGGTGGCATGCAAGGTAGAATTTTACTTTTTAACTTTTGCAAGtttaaccaacttgggttggtcgagtggtcaactcactcgtccacttaagcaagtgtcgggggttcgaatcagCATTAAGATAATTATTAAAGCATGTAATcagcagagaaaggtgagccattagatgaaatctcacaccatcaaatgcCGATATTATCCAATATATCTAATTATCGCAACAACCAGATCTATTTGACACTACTATACTTAGTAGTTAACAAAACTTTTCACTTtacaagaattttttaaaaaatgatcaATTAATATATCATTTAATTCGAATAGtaaatcttttctttcttataaaaaatgactaattttaatattaagatagcatatttatacatataatgtgcatacatacatacatgtatatgtatatgtatgtgcACATATAAACTGCATTAGCGGAATGAAAGCCACAATTTGTTCATAATTTCATATACAAACCATGGACAAAGTGgtgtttttttggtttttggtcATGAAGTGACAAAGTGTTGACCGAAACACTCTCAAGTCTCACCTggagcatttttttttttttggggggtcgATGAATTGGATAACCCAATTCTAAGTTTCATAATCACACACCCACTTACACACACCAACCTAGCCACTACTAAGATTCGAACTTGTGTGGCTTTGGATTAAGACAAATACTTTTGCCACTGAACTTGTGTGGCCGAGGCACCTGGAGCATTTGGATTCTCCACTTTCAAATTGATGGGCCTAAGTTTTTGTTTCGTTCACGTATCTTTGGCATAATATAGGAACTTCCAATTAGGTTTATAAATTGAGGCCCAATGTTACACTGATACTTCCTTGTTGAAAGCCTCACCTGGAATATGGTCAAGAAGGCCTACTTAGTATACCAAAAACAGGCCTTCCCAGCACAAAAAGCCTTAGCCTAGTACTTATGATCTTTTCGTTACAATAAGTAGATCCGAATTCGAGACACAGGATGAGAACTTTTAGACTATGTTTGTTTATAAGGATAGAACAATAAAATAGagatatagaaatataaaattatatttataaaatgagatataaataaaaatatagtatctataaatattgaattagtatattttatatttatacaaaaaacattaaaatactaacaaagaacacaatttattttttaatttttcttttattattgttattaattttttataattatatatttttaaataaaaataaacataaaaagaaatttttataatttattttaatttattattaaataaaatacaaaaatattaatttttatgtctttattttttatatattatcttatcttattctcataatcaaatacaattttaaaaatagaaattttaataataaaaagtaaaattttaataatatttttcttttaaaaataacattatttaatttttaaaattttaaattatctctTAATCTTTATATATagcttaaattaaatataataaaaattttaattt includes:
- the LOC112710263 gene encoding linoleate 9S-lipoxygenase 6, translated to MEGLKRVSSMKRCSNVVKTKIVNNLNPICHAGQQLTLKGKFFITLTQDQRKSIPGKFISVQIYSGTEVDPITGKGKLSEKAVLKHDGTKKHDNGDAKTMIYKIRINVYSHFGTPRAFLIQNRYKKRFFLQSASIETCNNHIIHFDCNSWVYPIKKTKSDRLFFSNACYIPSETPRALMELRKEELERLRGESDVNSESEERKEWGRIYEYDCYNDLSDPEKGPEYLRPILGASWLYPYPRRLRTARKPSASGPANESRPRNFEIYVPSDERFSPNKMKELKSNSIHALAHFLSPKALHQQCSKSFESFEDILDLFSASRNQRIEGWVRDNLNKMLPIQNLEEIIRLIKNKPLELPIPEILSENAWVWKDDIEFGRQMLAGTHPIKIQCLKTFPTQSSINPSFIEQRLEGWTLPQALKHGRLFMLDHHDYLYPFLNRININGVCAYASRTFLFLRSDGMLKPMAIELSLPGSSLSKGISRVFFPAKQGIEAALWQLAKAHVQANDTVYHQLISHWLHTHAVVEPFIIATKRRLSVMHPIHRLLNPHFKDTMHINALARIILINSGGVLERTLSSGEISMQLSSELYKEWRFDEQGLPADLIKRGMAIKDENNPSGVQLLLQDYPYAIDGLEIWVAIKKWVKDFCSFYYKDDESIRSDVELQSWWSEIRTIGHGDKHNETWWYQIDTTSSLVESLTTLIWVASAQHAAINFGQYAYNGYPPNRPTLCKKFVPMEGTIQFGEFLKDPDKYFLKMLPNRFEMSLVVALFDVLSRHTSDEVYLGCQLSPGWIDSESIQNRFAEFKEELKEIQARILERNRDPKLKNRRGPAKIDYTLLYPDTSSSWSRTALTCRGIPNSISI